In Cellvibrio polysaccharolyticus, a genomic segment contains:
- a CDS encoding FKBP-type peptidyl-prolyl cis-trans isomerase — translation MSIGTNSVVSFHYRLSETGGELLESSYDAEPTLYLHGHNNLLPALEKAFEGRAAGERFETELSPEDGYGHRKDGATQRIPVKHLLDYAKLKNRLKPGMKVAVNTQHGPWEAIVLKVGKFNVDIDSNHPLAGKQLTFDIEILEVRDATADELAHGHAHGVGGHHHD, via the coding sequence ATGTCTATCGGCACTAATAGCGTGGTGAGCTTTCATTACCGTCTCAGTGAAACCGGCGGCGAATTGTTGGAAAGCTCGTATGATGCTGAGCCGACGCTTTACCTGCACGGCCACAACAATCTGTTGCCCGCATTGGAAAAAGCGTTTGAGGGCAGAGCTGCCGGTGAGCGTTTTGAAACCGAATTGTCTCCGGAAGATGGCTATGGCCACCGTAAAGACGGCGCCACCCAGCGCATTCCGGTAAAACACCTGCTGGACTACGCGAAACTGAAAAACCGCCTCAAGCCAGGTATGAAAGTGGCGGTGAATACCCAGCATGGTCCGTGGGAAGCGATTGTATTAAAAGTGGGCAAATTCAACGTAGATATCGACAGCAACCACCCGCTGGCGGGTAAGCAACTGACCTTTGATATCGAAATTCTGGAAGTACGTGATGCCACCGCCGATGAGCTGGCGCACGGACATGCCCATGGCGTGGGTGGTCATCACCACGATTGA
- a CDS encoding M61 metallopeptidase family protein, which yields MFSLATGNKALFLSRSRLLVAALLLGLFSALCQAEPDDDLAYNLRYTVELQPEKNRAWVVIRIDRSHLLRAMNFDARPEMYSNFKANGKFEIRDGRAYWELPEEDARLTFYTKITRERDPGRYDARMTDDWAIFRGDNIIPAAQTSEVPGAHAIATLRFQLPDDWSVETGWPRKRGNTFRIDNPERLYDRPVGWMIAGKLGTRRTQVGNTSVAVSAPVGEKLRRMDALTFLTFVWPQVQKAFGQSPDKLLIVGAGDPMWRGGLSASNSLFLHADRPLVSENGTSPLVHEIVHMVTRISGEKSKDHSEDWLAEGIAEFYSFELIFRAGAMTPDRRDQIIKRLKKWSADVDLLRQPRSHGPITAGAVVLLDELDKEIRSKTSDKANIDDLVRLLIPIRKVSFEEFVKAAETVAGGKLKTLDTPLLRLPQ from the coding sequence ATGTTTTCATTGGCAACCGGCAACAAAGCCCTTTTCCTTTCCCGTAGCAGATTATTGGTCGCAGCGCTGCTTCTCGGCCTGTTTAGCGCGCTTTGTCAGGCAGAGCCTGACGACGATCTCGCCTACAACCTCAGATACACCGTGGAACTGCAACCGGAAAAAAATCGCGCCTGGGTGGTGATCCGCATTGATCGCAGCCATTTACTGCGGGCGATGAATTTCGATGCGCGCCCGGAGATGTACTCCAACTTTAAAGCCAACGGCAAATTTGAAATTCGTGATGGTCGCGCCTACTGGGAGCTGCCCGAAGAAGATGCACGGCTGACTTTTTACACAAAAATTACCCGCGAGCGTGATCCGGGGCGTTACGACGCCCGCATGACCGATGACTGGGCTATTTTCCGTGGCGACAATATTATTCCGGCTGCGCAAACCAGTGAAGTGCCGGGCGCACACGCCATTGCAACGCTGCGTTTTCAGCTGCCAGATGATTGGAGCGTAGAAACCGGCTGGCCGCGCAAACGCGGTAATACCTTCCGTATTGATAACCCCGAGCGCTTGTATGACCGCCCGGTGGGCTGGATGATTGCCGGTAAACTGGGCACGCGCCGCACTCAGGTGGGCAATACCAGCGTAGCGGTGAGTGCACCTGTGGGCGAAAAACTGCGCCGCATGGACGCCCTGACATTCCTCACGTTTGTTTGGCCGCAGGTGCAAAAAGCCTTTGGCCAATCACCGGATAAATTGCTGATTGTTGGCGCTGGCGATCCTATGTGGCGGGGCGGTTTGTCTGCGTCCAATTCTCTGTTCCTGCACGCTGACCGGCCCCTGGTCAGTGAAAATGGTACCAGTCCACTGGTGCATGAAATCGTCCATATGGTGACGCGCATCAGTGGCGAAAAGAGCAAGGATCACAGTGAAGACTGGCTGGCAGAAGGGATTGCCGAGTTTTACTCCTTTGAACTTATCTTCCGTGCCGGAGCCATGACTCCGGATCGTCGTGATCAAATTATCAAGCGATTGAAAAAGTGGAGTGCGGATGTTGACCTGCTGCGTCAACCGCGTTCACATGGCCCGATAACCGCCGGTGCGGTGGTGTTGCTGGACGAGCTGGATAAGGAAATTCGCAGTAAAACCTCGGATAAGGCCAATATCGATGATCTGGTACGCTTGCTGATACCGATTCGCAAGGTGTCTTTCGAGGAGTTTGTGAAAGCTGCAGAAACCGTTGCAGGCGGCAAACTGAAAACCCTGGATACGCCGTTGTTACGCTTGCCGCAATAA
- a CDS encoding MliC family protein has product MKALLPLLITSTLFLSACERGNPDVPAANEAVTSTAQPRHEGHEGHEGHEGHEGHQNHGHDSTDITAVTYDCDNGESIQVQYDNRTEAGAAILTINDKTYSLYQVISASGARYASENGIQADEGIQWLTKGKEGVLTNLILDHTAPPEDTTVLFRCEEQSEETPQ; this is encoded by the coding sequence ATGAAAGCATTGCTGCCTTTACTGATCACCAGCACCCTGTTTTTAAGCGCTTGTGAACGAGGCAACCCCGATGTGCCAGCGGCCAATGAAGCCGTCACATCCACAGCCCAGCCCCGCCATGAAGGTCATGAAGGTCATGAAGGTCATGAAGGTCATGAAGGTCATCAGAATCATGGCCATGACAGCACCGATATTACTGCCGTTACTTACGATTGCGACAACGGCGAAAGTATTCAAGTGCAGTATGACAACCGAACCGAAGCTGGCGCTGCCATTTTAACCATCAACGACAAAACCTATTCGCTCTATCAGGTTATCAGCGCTTCGGGCGCCCGTTACGCGTCGGAAAACGGTATCCAGGCCGACGAAGGCATTCAATGGCTGACCAAAGGCAAAGAAGGTGTATTGACCAACCTGATTCTTGACCATACTGCGCCGCCGGAAGACACCACCGTACTATTCCGCTGCGAAGAGCAAAGCGAAGAAACTCCACAGTAG
- a CDS encoding sodium:solute symporter family protein encodes MNTSVFVSAFVIYIAFLVWLGWFVSRQQRGGEDFLLAGRSLPMMLTLATTLATMVGTGSSIGAVGFAYSNGWAGTLYGIGGALGILLTAWWFAPVRAQRFMTMSEELSWYVGANRYVKNLVGVLILLACIGWLGAHILGGGMYLAWIAGVDPTIAKLLIAAGFSIYIVIGGYRAVVWTDAIQVVVLFFGFILMAAMSVYLAGGWESLMSDQPRENLSFLGIEKIGAIHALSLVAVIMVGVMATPSFRQRIYSASSVKAARNSFALSGSLYLFFSFIPALIGMAAYAMNPDLENRNFSFPFLAMEVLPLTVGVIVLIAGLSATMSSASSDAIAGVAILLRDIYILFTGRVPAEQNMVRYSRIGLVAIIGVSMLLAFISDDIIVYITGMIATIMSGMCACGVLGRFWQRYTWQGAIASLMGGSLISGGVMLSPSLMTYWGNPIIPAMGGAFAAGILISLLTPRNKVSPDEAADILARERDIMEVESR; translated from the coding sequence ATGAACACCTCTGTATTTGTCAGCGCATTTGTTATTTACATTGCATTTCTGGTGTGGCTGGGCTGGTTTGTTTCGCGTCAACAACGCGGCGGGGAAGATTTTTTGCTGGCCGGGCGCAGCCTGCCAATGATGCTGACACTGGCCACAACCCTGGCCACCATGGTCGGCACAGGCTCTTCTATTGGTGCAGTAGGTTTTGCCTACAGCAACGGCTGGGCAGGAACGCTTTATGGCATTGGTGGCGCACTGGGTATTTTATTAACCGCCTGGTGGTTTGCACCGGTACGGGCACAACGCTTTATGACCATGAGCGAAGAGTTGTCCTGGTACGTGGGCGCCAATCGCTATGTTAAAAATCTGGTGGGCGTGCTCATTTTGTTGGCCTGCATTGGCTGGCTGGGCGCGCACATTCTCGGCGGCGGCATGTACCTGGCGTGGATCGCCGGGGTTGACCCCACTATCGCCAAATTATTGATCGCCGCCGGCTTCAGTATTTATATCGTCATCGGTGGTTACCGGGCGGTGGTCTGGACCGATGCCATTCAGGTCGTGGTGTTATTTTTTGGATTTATTCTGATGGCCGCCATGTCGGTTTATCTCGCCGGTGGCTGGGAAAGTTTAATGTCTGACCAGCCACGGGAAAATTTGTCTTTTCTCGGTATAGAAAAAATCGGCGCTATTCACGCCTTGTCACTGGTGGCCGTGATTATGGTCGGGGTGATGGCAACACCGTCGTTTCGCCAGCGAATTTATTCAGCGAGCAGCGTAAAAGCAGCACGCAATTCCTTCGCACTGTCCGGCAGTTTATATTTGTTCTTTTCATTTATTCCGGCGCTCATTGGTATGGCCGCGTATGCGATGAATCCGGATTTGGAAAACCGAAATTTTTCCTTTCCATTTCTGGCCATGGAAGTGTTACCACTCACGGTGGGCGTAATTGTACTGATCGCTGGTCTGTCGGCCACCATGTCCAGTGCCAGCTCGGATGCGATTGCCGGGGTGGCAATTTTGCTGCGTGATATTTACATCCTTTTCACAGGTCGGGTGCCAGCGGAACAAAATATGGTGCGCTATTCACGCATCGGGCTGGTGGCAATTATTGGCGTGTCGATGCTGTTGGCATTTATTTCCGACGATATCATTGTCTATATCACCGGGATGATTGCCACCATTATGTCGGGCATGTGCGCCTGTGGCGTACTGGGGCGTTTCTGGCAGCGCTACACCTGGCAAGGTGCCATTGCTTCACTGATGGGCGGTTCGCTTATTTCCGGCGGCGTCATGTTGAGCCCATCGTTGATGACCTATTGGGGTAATCCGATTATCCCGGCCATGGGTGGTGCCTTTGCGGCCGGTATCCTGATCAGCCTGCTCACCCCGCGCAATAAGGTTTCGCCCGACGAGGCAGCCGACATTCTGGCGCGCGAGCGTGACATTATGGAAGTGGAATCCAGATAA
- a CDS encoding RidA family protein: MSIKRYGAEGGTGTGGQHLPFSRAVEAGGWLYVSGQTPMKDGEVVEGSVVEQSRLAIDNCLSIMREAGYDLEHVVHVTVILTDARYFQSFNKVFKDVFGAHPPARICSVCDLVVDCKVEVGVVCFKG, from the coding sequence ATGAGTATTAAACGTTACGGAGCCGAAGGCGGTACCGGCACCGGAGGGCAACACCTGCCCTTTTCGCGCGCCGTAGAAGCCGGCGGCTGGTTGTATGTTTCCGGCCAGACCCCGATGAAAGATGGCGAAGTGGTAGAAGGCAGCGTGGTAGAACAGTCACGCCTGGCGATAGATAATTGCCTGAGCATTATGCGTGAAGCCGGTTATGATCTTGAACATGTGGTTCACGTTACGGTGATTCTTACCGATGCCCGTTACTTCCAGTCTTTTAATAAAGTATTCAAGGACGTATTCGGGGCACATCCGCCCGCGCGAATTTGCTCGGTTTGCGATCTGGTGGTGGACTGTAAAGTTGAAGTCGGAGTGGTTTGTTTCAAAGGCTGA
- a CDS encoding N-acyl-D-amino-acid deacylase family protein has translation MIYDTLICNATIIDGSNSAPFNAEVAIRDGMLTLLPEGSAPPATHAIDGEGLFLAPGFIDVHTHDDTNVIKAPHMFAKISQGVTTVITGNCGISAAGARLKTAPPDPMNLLGEQKDFRYPTFTAYARAVELARPNVNVAALVGHTTLRNNVMDDLLRTATDEEINEMRQQLRQALQQGALGLSSGLAYGSANAASTAEIVTLVSEMANTGGIYTSHLRTEFDGILEAMDEAFATAKHGKVPLVVSHLKCAGAGNWGRSGEILQHLQRASTAHPIACDCYPYTASSSTLDLKQVTADNDIFITWSTPHPEQSGNMLADIASDWQLSLEETAKKLMPAGAVYHCMHDDDVENILAWPHTMIGSDGLPNDPHPHPRLWGAFPRVIGHYARQRGLFSIATAIHKMTGLSASRFQLEKRGLIANGYHADLVLFNAQTIRDTATWEKPVQAAEGIEKVWVNGVLSFSDQQPLEARAGQFLYRKN, from the coding sequence ATGATTTACGACACGCTCATCTGCAACGCCACCATTATTGATGGCAGCAACAGTGCTCCGTTTAACGCGGAAGTCGCCATCCGCGATGGCATGCTAACGCTGTTGCCGGAAGGCAGCGCTCCCCCGGCCACTCACGCTATTGATGGTGAGGGTCTATTCCTCGCACCGGGTTTTATCGACGTACACACCCACGACGATACCAACGTCATTAAAGCGCCGCACATGTTTGCCAAAATCAGTCAGGGTGTTACCACCGTGATTACCGGTAACTGTGGCATCAGTGCCGCGGGCGCCCGTCTGAAAACTGCCCCGCCCGATCCGATGAATTTACTGGGTGAACAAAAAGATTTTCGCTACCCCACCTTTACCGCTTACGCCCGCGCCGTTGAGTTGGCCCGCCCCAACGTCAACGTCGCTGCGCTGGTTGGTCACACCACACTGCGCAATAATGTGATGGATGATTTGTTGCGTACCGCAACCGATGAAGAAATCAATGAGATGCGGCAACAACTGCGGCAGGCGCTGCAACAAGGTGCCCTGGGGTTAAGCTCAGGCCTCGCCTATGGCAGCGCCAATGCGGCCAGCACCGCAGAAATTGTTACTCTGGTCAGCGAAATGGCCAACACCGGTGGCATTTACACCTCGCATTTACGAACCGAGTTTGATGGCATTCTTGAAGCTATGGACGAAGCGTTTGCCACCGCCAAACACGGCAAGGTGCCGTTGGTAGTATCGCATTTGAAATGCGCCGGTGCCGGCAACTGGGGCCGCAGTGGCGAAATATTGCAACACCTCCAGCGCGCGTCGACAGCACATCCCATTGCCTGTGATTGCTACCCTTATACCGCCAGCTCCAGCACACTGGATTTGAAACAGGTCACCGCAGACAACGATATTTTTATCACCTGGTCTACCCCGCACCCGGAACAAAGCGGAAACATGCTGGCCGATATCGCCAGCGATTGGCAATTATCACTGGAAGAAACTGCTAAAAAATTAATGCCGGCCGGTGCGGTTTATCATTGTATGCACGATGACGATGTCGAAAATATTCTCGCCTGGCCACACACCATGATCGGCTCGGATGGCTTGCCCAACGACCCGCATCCACATCCCCGGTTATGGGGCGCATTTCCCCGGGTGATTGGCCACTACGCCCGCCAACGCGGGTTGTTTTCCATCGCCACCGCCATTCATAAAATGACCGGCTTGTCGGCATCACGCTTTCAACTTGAAAAACGTGGCCTGATTGCCAACGGTTATCACGCCGACCTGGTGCTTTTCAATGCGCAAACCATTCGCGACACCGCCACCTGGGAAAAGCCGGTGCAAGCCGCCGAGGGCATCGAAAAAGTGTGGGTGAATGGCGTATTGAGCTTTAGCGACCAGCAACCGCTGGAAGCCCGCGCCGGGCAATTTTTATATCGCAAAAACTAA
- a CDS encoding MurR/RpiR family transcriptional regulator, translating into MANDIDIVSRISKLQDQFSEAEKKIARLILEDLNFAAHASINTLAKRAEVSEATVTRFAKVLDCKDVRHLKLRLAQSLAVGQRFISEVTIEPTGIHGVYEAIKSALDFNANLITTEIIEPAADLISNARQVLIFGVGGGSTIMAQECQHRLFRLGLAATAYNDPMLMRMAAAAIEPNDVVLALSLGGFSPDVTDAVNIAREYGAKAVTITPLDTPLAESCDLVIPIAPIETDYIFKPSASRYVLLAAIDVLATEVAIRHKRKSREKLRRLKLHLDNHKHGNDRLPLGD; encoded by the coding sequence GTGGCTAACGACATCGATATTGTTTCAAGAATCAGCAAGCTGCAGGATCAATTCAGCGAGGCCGAGAAAAAAATCGCCCGCCTGATTCTGGAGGATTTGAATTTTGCCGCCCACGCCAGCATCAACACTCTGGCAAAACGGGCCGAAGTTAGCGAAGCCACGGTTACCCGCTTTGCCAAAGTGCTGGATTGCAAAGATGTTCGCCACCTGAAATTACGCCTGGCGCAATCGCTGGCGGTAGGGCAGCGTTTTATTTCCGAGGTGACGATTGAACCCACCGGCATTCACGGTGTGTACGAAGCCATCAAATCAGCGCTGGATTTTAATGCCAACCTGATTACCACGGAGATTATTGAACCGGCTGCCGACCTGATCAGTAACGCCCGACAGGTATTAATTTTTGGCGTGGGAGGCGGCTCTACCATCATGGCGCAAGAGTGTCAGCATCGGCTGTTCAGACTGGGGCTGGCAGCCACCGCTTACAACGATCCGATGTTGATGCGCATGGCAGCAGCTGCCATTGAGCCCAATGATGTGGTTCTGGCGCTATCGCTGGGGGGTTTTAGCCCGGATGTAACCGATGCGGTCAATATCGCCCGGGAATACGGTGCCAAAGCGGTAACGATTACACCGCTGGACACGCCGCTGGCAGAAAGCTGCGATCTGGTGATTCCTATCGCGCCGATTGAGACAGATTATATTTTTAAACCCAGCGCTTCGCGCTATGTGCTGCTGGCAGCTATTGATGTACTGGCAACCGAGGTGGCAATTCGTCACAAGCGTAAAAGCCGGGAAAAATTACGCCGCCTCAAGCTGCACCTCGACAACCATAAACACGGTAACGACCGTTTACCACTGGGCGACTGA
- a CDS encoding amino acid deaminase, producing the protein MQNRKDVVKGMGEAMLKGPANLLREDISLPAVVLYQSRLQNNLHWMRDFAAHYQVALAPHGKTTMAPALFARQLQAGAWGITLATAVQCVHAWQHGVRRILMANQLVGRQNMLIISRLLTNPDTDFYCLLDCEENLQQLEQFFTAQQQQIKVLIEVGIAGGRCGLRTREAVIALAEKVQQCHAVKLAGIETYEGVIHGEDAVAQVNAHLLRVKDMCQTLITRGLFHTDSVILSGAGSAWYDLVAERFAEDLPASILPVIRPGCYLVHDHGLCDCGQQKIMARSSVARAMGYDLQSAMEIWAYVQSIPEPGVAVIGMGKRDVAFDAGLPLPLLHYRPGEEAPLAIQEEWQVASMMDQHAKLVFPAGSDLRVGDMIAFGTSHPCLTFDKWRRMNVISDRYDVVEEIETFFQ; encoded by the coding sequence ATGCAAAATCGAAAAGATGTGGTGAAAGGGATGGGCGAAGCCATGCTCAAGGGGCCGGCCAACCTGTTGCGAGAAGACATCAGTTTGCCAGCGGTGGTGTTGTATCAAAGTCGTTTGCAAAACAACCTTCACTGGATGCGCGATTTTGCCGCACATTATCAGGTGGCGCTCGCGCCGCACGGAAAAACCACCATGGCTCCGGCGTTATTTGCCCGGCAGTTGCAAGCGGGTGCCTGGGGCATAACGCTGGCCACTGCGGTGCAGTGCGTCCATGCCTGGCAGCATGGCGTAAGACGGATTCTGATGGCCAATCAATTGGTGGGGCGGCAGAACATGTTGATCATCTCCCGTCTTTTAACGAACCCGGATACCGATTTTTATTGCCTGCTGGATTGCGAAGAAAATCTGCAACAACTGGAGCAGTTTTTTACCGCGCAACAGCAACAGATCAAGGTTTTGATTGAAGTCGGTATCGCCGGTGGTCGCTGTGGTTTACGCACTCGCGAGGCGGTCATCGCGCTGGCAGAAAAAGTGCAGCAATGTCATGCGGTCAAGCTGGCCGGCATTGAAACCTATGAAGGCGTTATTCACGGTGAAGATGCGGTGGCTCAGGTCAACGCCCATTTGCTGCGGGTAAAGGATATGTGCCAAACGTTAATCACCCGAGGTTTGTTTCACACCGATAGCGTTATCCTCAGTGGTGCAGGTTCTGCCTGGTACGATCTGGTGGCTGAGCGTTTTGCCGAGGATCTTCCTGCATCCATACTGCCGGTTATCCGGCCAGGTTGTTACCTGGTGCATGACCACGGTTTGTGCGACTGCGGTCAGCAAAAAATTATGGCGCGTTCTTCGGTTGCTCGCGCCATGGGCTACGACCTGCAAAGCGCGATGGAAATCTGGGCTTATGTGCAATCCATTCCGGAGCCTGGTGTAGCGGTTATTGGCATGGGCAAGCGCGATGTGGCGTTTGATGCAGGCTTACCCTTGCCGCTGCTGCATTACCGTCCAGGTGAGGAGGCACCACTGGCTATTCAGGAGGAATGGCAAGTAGCATCCATGATGGATCAACATGCCAAACTGGTATTTCCGGCCGGCAGTGATTTACGGGTTGGCGATATGATTGCTTTTGGTACATCGCACCCGTGCCTCACCTTTGATAAATGGCGGCGGATGAATGTGATTTCTGACCGTTATGATGTGGTTGAAGAAATTGAAACTTTTTTTCAATAA